Proteins from one Paraburkholderia acidisoli genomic window:
- a CDS encoding porin, with translation MKKKIIAAALPLALAAAGAHAQSSVTLYGIIDLGVDYANNVASGSNGNLVPNSGNRLVQMQSGVPAGSRWGLRGSEDLGGGYSAIFRLESGFNAATGGLGGGLAFSRNAYVGLKNEQYGQITLGKQWDATVDLIEPYSLNGNYGGWYFAHPNDMDNLDNGFPVNNAIKYVSPVIAGFQFEGHYSLGGQAGQFSNNASYSAAAAYTLGSFSAGVGYLRVNDPITAVAGYGSGGGFVNAVYGNALANARYQGILSAGASYVLGSLKLMANYSNVDFSSGNGSHDLHYQNYEVSGTYAVTPAFTVGAGYTFTTGLDHASDTEPKYHQVNLIGQYSLSKRTSVYAMGSYQHAAGSADNAQITGFNPSSTQNQVITRVGITHSF, from the coding sequence GTGAAGAAAAAAATCATCGCCGCGGCACTGCCGCTGGCCCTCGCCGCGGCGGGCGCGCACGCGCAAAGCAGCGTGACGCTGTACGGCATCATCGACCTGGGCGTGGACTACGCCAACAACGTGGCGTCGGGCTCGAACGGCAATCTCGTGCCCAATAGCGGCAACCGGCTCGTGCAGATGCAAAGCGGCGTGCCGGCGGGCAGCCGCTGGGGCCTGCGCGGCAGCGAAGACCTGGGTGGCGGCTATTCGGCCATCTTCCGCCTCGAAAGCGGCTTCAACGCGGCCACGGGCGGGCTTGGCGGCGGCCTCGCGTTTTCGCGCAACGCCTACGTGGGCCTGAAGAACGAGCAATACGGCCAGATCACGCTGGGCAAGCAATGGGACGCCACCGTCGACCTGATCGAACCGTATTCGCTCAACGGCAACTACGGCGGCTGGTACTTCGCGCATCCGAACGACATGGACAACCTCGACAACGGGTTCCCGGTCAACAACGCGATCAAGTACGTGAGCCCGGTGATCGCCGGCTTCCAGTTCGAAGGCCACTACTCGCTCGGCGGCCAGGCCGGCCAGTTCTCGAACAACGCCTCGTATAGCGCGGCCGCCGCGTACACGCTCGGCTCGTTCAGCGCGGGCGTGGGCTACCTGCGCGTGAACGATCCGATCACGGCCGTGGCCGGTTACGGCAGCGGCGGCGGCTTCGTCAACGCCGTGTACGGCAACGCGCTCGCAAACGCGCGCTATCAGGGCATTCTTTCGGCGGGTGCGTCGTACGTGCTCGGCAGCCTCAAGCTGATGGCGAACTACTCGAACGTGGACTTCTCGTCGGGTAACGGCAGTCACGACCTGCATTACCAGAACTACGAAGTCTCCGGCACGTACGCGGTCACGCCGGCCTTCACGGTGGGCGCGGGCTACACGTTCACCACCGGCCTCGACCACGCGAGCGACACCGAGCCGAAGTACCACCAGGTCAACCTGATCGGTCAGTACTCGCTCTCGAAGCGCACGTCCGTCTACGCGATGGGTTCGTATCAGCACGCCGCCGGTTCCGCCGACAACGCGCAGATCACGGGCTTCAATCCGTCGAGCACGCAGAACCAGGTCATCACCCGCGTCGGCATCACGCACTCGTTCTAA
- a CDS encoding porin produces MKTHLYAAPVLLTLAGSAFAQNSVTLYGIADAGLTYRSSERTGTTGAYSGHSNVGATSGNLSGSRWGIKGKEDLGNGLAAIFLLEDGFDLTNGTSGQSGRLFGRQAFAGLADRQYGSLTMGRQYTSLDDFVGPVAPVNFIGGFGAHPGDIDDLDQTTRVDNSIKYTSANVAGFTFGALYGFGGQAGSLKRKNTWSVGAGYANGPLHVGVGYERSDNSKTGLADATYGKWQGTFDGTFNSSINEGYASAQSQQVVAAGATYDFGAAVVGVNYSNVQYRAGANSLFAGNASFNIAGIFTQWNVRPNAHLFAGYSYTRGSGADGVNDDAQYHNVSLGALYDVSRRSTVYLLAGYQHASGETLDALGRPVAATASVSDKGNGHSAAAQSQAIVSVGLRQKF; encoded by the coding sequence ATGAAGACACACCTCTACGCCGCGCCCGTCCTGCTCACGCTCGCGGGCAGCGCCTTCGCGCAAAACTCCGTCACGCTCTACGGCATCGCCGACGCGGGCCTCACCTACCGCAGCAGCGAACGCACGGGCACGACCGGCGCGTACAGCGGCCATTCGAATGTGGGCGCGACGAGCGGCAATCTCTCCGGCAGCCGCTGGGGCATCAAGGGCAAGGAAGACCTGGGCAACGGTCTGGCCGCGATCTTCCTGCTCGAAGACGGCTTCGACCTCACCAACGGCACCTCGGGCCAGAGCGGCCGCCTGTTCGGCCGCCAGGCGTTCGCGGGCCTCGCCGACCGGCAATACGGCTCGCTGACGATGGGCCGCCAGTACACCTCGCTCGACGACTTCGTCGGGCCGGTCGCGCCGGTCAACTTCATCGGAGGCTTCGGCGCGCATCCGGGCGACATCGACGACCTCGACCAGACCACGCGTGTCGACAATTCGATCAAGTACACGAGCGCGAACGTCGCGGGCTTTACGTTCGGCGCGCTGTACGGCTTCGGCGGCCAGGCAGGCAGCCTGAAACGCAAGAACACGTGGAGCGTGGGCGCGGGCTATGCGAACGGGCCGCTGCACGTGGGCGTGGGTTACGAGCGCTCGGACAACAGCAAGACCGGTCTCGCCGACGCCACTTACGGCAAGTGGCAGGGCACCTTCGACGGCACCTTCAATTCGTCGATCAACGAGGGCTACGCGAGCGCGCAGTCGCAGCAGGTGGTGGCGGCGGGCGCGACCTACGACTTCGGCGCGGCCGTGGTGGGCGTGAACTACAGCAACGTGCAGTACCGCGCGGGCGCGAACTCGCTGTTCGCGGGCAACGCCAGCTTCAATATCGCCGGTATTTTCACGCAATGGAACGTGCGCCCGAACGCGCATCTGTTCGCGGGCTACAGCTATACGCGCGGCAGCGGCGCGGACGGCGTGAACGACGACGCGCAGTATCACAACGTCTCGCTCGGCGCGCTCTACGACGTCTCCCGGCGCTCGACGGTGTACCTGCTCGCCGGTTATCAGCACGCCTCGGGCGAGACGCTCGACGCGCTCGGCCGCCCGGTCGCGGCAACGGCCTCCGTGTCAGACAAGGGCAACGGCCACTCCGCGGCGGCGCAGTCGCAGGCGATCGTGAGCGTGGGCCTTCGTCAGAAGTTCTAA
- a CDS encoding mandelate racemase/muconate lactonizing enzyme family protein, with protein MTTNRIVRITVSQHRLPLDPPFPASWDSRPRRAFPATIVRVEDSAGRVGIGSGDAMYGFDDYRDLFIGADPLDLERHSAVLDNINFHAGRPWPLDVALWDLAGKIRGEPCWQMAGGRASRVRAYASSGVHRSLDGMGRWAEHCVARGFPALKVRFGRASLADDLAALAAVREAAGDGIELMVDCNQGWRMPWDTQAPWNVEQALAVIREVERHRVYWVEEPLHRGDYAGHAQLRQRTGVRIAGGEMTRDPHEFGALLAHDCLDVYQPDVVCSLGMEGARRLAAQIEAHGKVFTPHTWGNGIGLAANLHVVAGAGNAPFVEFPYDPPEWTNERRDFPLTRAIDIDAQGFIELGQAPGLGLELDDAVLAATAATDSRYE; from the coding sequence ATGACAACAAACCGCATCGTCCGCATCACCGTGAGCCAGCACCGGCTCCCGCTCGATCCGCCCTTTCCGGCGTCGTGGGACAGCCGGCCGCGCCGCGCGTTTCCGGCCACCATCGTCCGCGTCGAAGACAGCGCGGGCCGCGTCGGTATCGGTTCCGGCGACGCCATGTACGGCTTCGACGACTACCGCGACCTGTTCATCGGCGCCGACCCGCTCGACCTCGAACGCCATTCCGCCGTCCTCGACAACATCAACTTTCACGCGGGCCGCCCGTGGCCGCTCGACGTCGCGCTCTGGGACCTCGCCGGCAAGATTCGCGGCGAGCCGTGCTGGCAGATGGCGGGCGGCCGCGCGAGCCGGGTGCGCGCCTATGCGTCGTCGGGCGTGCATCGCTCGCTGGACGGCATGGGGCGCTGGGCCGAGCACTGCGTCGCGCGCGGCTTTCCGGCGCTCAAGGTGCGCTTTGGCCGTGCGAGTCTCGCCGACGATCTCGCGGCGCTCGCCGCCGTGCGCGAAGCGGCGGGCGACGGCATCGAACTGATGGTCGACTGCAACCAGGGCTGGCGCATGCCGTGGGACACGCAGGCGCCGTGGAACGTGGAGCAGGCGCTCGCCGTGATTCGTGAAGTCGAGCGCCACCGCGTGTACTGGGTCGAAGAACCGCTGCATCGCGGCGACTACGCGGGCCACGCGCAACTGCGCCAGCGCACCGGCGTGCGCATCGCGGGCGGCGAGATGACGCGCGACCCGCACGAATTCGGGGCGCTGCTCGCGCACGATTGTCTCGACGTCTATCAGCCCGACGTGGTCTGTTCGCTCGGCATGGAAGGCGCGCGCAGGCTCGCCGCGCAGATCGAGGCGCACGGCAAGGTGTTCACGCCGCACACGTGGGGCAACGGCATCGGCCTCGCGGCGAATCTGCACGTGGTGGCGGGCGCGGGCAACGCGCCCTTTGTGGAGTTTCCCTACGACCCGCCCGAGTGGACCAACGAACGCCGCGACTTTCCGCTCACGCGCGCCATCGACATCGACGCACAAGGTTTTATCGAACTCGGTCAGGCGCCGGGCCTCGGCCTCGAACTGGACGACGCCGTGCTCGCGGCAACGGCCGCGACCGACAGCCGTTACGAGTGA
- a CDS encoding ABC transporter permease, which translates to MGSPFLHLSIADWVNDQVTAFVQRYGDAFHNFSVLMLRHVLVPLEGLLRATPPWVVLLAVGVLTWHASRRVGVAVLFVALLWLIGCFGLWDKLMQTFALMLVATVISVALGVPLGILASSSSAVRRVLLPVLDVMQTLPSFVYLIPVLMLFGLGKVPAILATVVYALPPLIRLTDLGIRHVDGEIVEAARAFGTTRAQLLFGVQLPLARPSIMAGINQTTMMALSMVVIASMIGSRGLGEDVLAGIQTLDVGKGTQAGIAIVILAIVIDRISQGYGQGRRTRRSMQPSRVPFRRARDTAANDTANAGATGDAGAENTVKRAV; encoded by the coding sequence ATGGGATCTCCCTTCCTTCACCTCTCGATCGCCGACTGGGTCAACGATCAGGTCACCGCGTTCGTGCAGCGCTACGGCGACGCGTTCCACAACTTCAGCGTGCTCATGCTGCGCCACGTGCTGGTGCCGCTCGAAGGCCTGCTGCGCGCGACGCCGCCGTGGGTCGTGCTGCTCGCCGTGGGCGTACTCACGTGGCATGCGTCGCGGCGCGTGGGCGTGGCCGTGCTGTTCGTCGCCCTGCTCTGGCTGATCGGCTGCTTCGGACTGTGGGACAAGCTCATGCAGACCTTCGCGCTGATGCTGGTCGCGACCGTCATCTCCGTCGCGCTCGGCGTGCCGCTCGGCATTCTCGCTTCGTCGAGCAGCGCGGTACGGCGCGTGCTGCTGCCCGTGCTCGACGTGATGCAAACACTGCCCAGCTTCGTGTACCTCATTCCCGTGCTGATGCTGTTCGGCCTCGGCAAGGTGCCCGCGATTCTCGCTACCGTGGTCTACGCGCTGCCGCCGCTGATTCGCCTGACCGACCTCGGCATCCGTCATGTCGACGGCGAGATCGTCGAAGCCGCGCGCGCGTTCGGCACGACGCGTGCGCAATTGCTGTTCGGCGTGCAGTTGCCGCTCGCGCGGCCGAGCATCATGGCCGGTATCAACCAGACAACAATGATGGCGCTCTCGATGGTCGTGATCGCCTCGATGATCGGCTCGCGCGGCCTGGGCGAGGACGTGCTCGCGGGCATTCAGACGCTCGACGTGGGCAAGGGCACGCAGGCCGGTATCGCCATCGTGATTCTCGCGATCGTGATCGACCGCATCAGCCAGGGCTACGGCCAGGGCCGCCGCACGCGCCGTTCGATGCAGCCTTCGCGCGTGCCGTTCCGGCGCGCACGCGACACGGCGGCGAACGACACGGCGAACGCTGGCGCCACGGGCGACGCCGGCGCGGAGAACACCGTCAAGCGCGCGGTCTGA
- a CDS encoding helix-turn-helix domain-containing protein produces the protein MPHDPPLAGTPAPERIPYAHFDVNALPVREQLLAWRDRMGQITDVVPLHAQVGAPFRASIERWDAGGVMFADCYTDLIKLDRSIARISQDNARRICFNVFIDGDAQSVIERPAKRGDAQGEVGVLAIDLDQPVRLIRRGSRHFSIFTPGALIQSLFADPAALHGRRLSPHDPAARVVVERVLRLRANIREMTAEAAQRHLRELVELIAAAFAAQAGLIGGKRAIARAATYASAREFVRANLANVDLTPEFVLDRLALSRPSVYRLFQHEGGLNAYIRHVRLRAAAQDLVRYPGVAIKDIAYSVGFRSATDFTRAFRRDYDVAPQDVRFYKSVPAGR, from the coding sequence ATGCCACACGACCCGCCACTCGCCGGCACACCGGCGCCCGAGCGCATTCCCTACGCTCATTTCGACGTCAACGCCCTGCCCGTGCGCGAGCAATTGCTGGCGTGGCGCGACCGCATGGGCCAGATCACCGACGTCGTGCCGCTGCACGCCCAGGTCGGCGCGCCGTTTCGCGCCTCGATCGAGCGCTGGGACGCGGGCGGCGTCATGTTCGCCGATTGCTATACCGACCTCATCAAGCTCGACCGCAGCATTGCGCGCATTTCGCAGGACAATGCGCGGCGCATCTGCTTCAACGTCTTCATCGACGGCGATGCGCAAAGCGTGATCGAGCGGCCCGCGAAGCGCGGCGACGCGCAAGGCGAAGTGGGCGTGCTCGCCATCGACCTCGACCAGCCGGTCCGCTTGATCCGGCGCGGCAGCCGCCACTTCTCCATCTTCACGCCAGGCGCGCTCATCCAGTCGTTGTTCGCCGACCCCGCCGCGCTCCATGGGCGCCGGCTCTCACCGCACGATCCGGCCGCGCGCGTCGTGGTCGAGCGCGTGCTGCGGCTGCGCGCCAACATTCGCGAGATGACCGCCGAAGCCGCGCAGCGGCACCTGCGCGAGCTCGTCGAGCTGATCGCCGCCGCGTTTGCCGCCCAGGCCGGATTGATCGGCGGCAAGCGCGCGATCGCCCGCGCGGCCACCTACGCCAGCGCGCGCGAATTCGTGCGCGCCAATCTCGCCAACGTCGACCTCACGCCCGAATTCGTGCTCGACCGGCTCGCGCTGTCACGGCCCAGCGTGTATCGGCTCTTTCAGCACGAGGGCGGTTTGAACGCGTATATCCGCCACGTGCGGCTGCGGGCGGCCGCCCAGGATCTCGTGCGTTATCCCGGCGTGGCGATCAAGGACATCGCCTACTCCGTGGGTTTTCGCAGCGCGACGGATTTCACGCGAGCGTTCCGCCGCGATTACGATGTCGCGCCGCAGGACGTGCGTTTCTACAAAAGCGTGCCCGCAGGACGGTAA
- a CDS encoding ABC transporter substrate-binding protein: protein MKRITSLIRAACLAAPLLAALPAHAAGTWCGQNKPVHFAGVTWESGNFTSEVLRYILKTGYNCQSDVVPGSTAATETALSRNDLQVWSEQWTGRSEIVANAVKAGTVKLVGDTLPGGTKEGWYVPDYVIHGDPKRGIKPSAPGLQSVSDLPKYKALFTDDEEPDRGRFLNCPSGWDCERVNTRLLKLLKLDDSYTNFRPGTGAALDAAISSAYERGKPILTYYWEPAALMAKYKFVQLKMPPFNEACWKTLREENSAQQCASAYLVSHLKIGVSTPFYQAEPDVMTFFSKVNFPLDFLNTTILDMTEHKVDAQAEALKFLKQHPEMWKTWVPADVATKVQQSLGA, encoded by the coding sequence ATGAAACGCATTACCTCGCTGATCCGCGCGGCCTGCCTCGCCGCGCCGCTGCTCGCGGCGTTGCCCGCGCACGCCGCCGGCACCTGGTGCGGCCAGAACAAGCCCGTGCACTTCGCGGGCGTCACGTGGGAAAGCGGCAACTTCACGAGCGAAGTGCTGCGCTACATCCTCAAGACGGGCTACAACTGCCAGAGCGACGTCGTGCCCGGCAGCACCGCCGCGACCGAAACCGCACTGTCGCGCAACGACCTGCAGGTGTGGTCCGAGCAATGGACGGGCCGCTCGGAAATCGTCGCGAACGCCGTGAAGGCGGGCACGGTGAAACTCGTGGGCGACACGCTGCCCGGCGGCACGAAGGAAGGCTGGTACGTGCCCGACTACGTGATTCACGGCGACCCCAAGCGCGGCATCAAGCCGAGCGCGCCGGGCCTGCAATCCGTGAGCGATCTGCCGAAATACAAGGCGCTCTTCACCGACGACGAGGAACCGGATCGCGGCCGCTTCCTCAACTGCCCCTCGGGCTGGGACTGCGAGCGCGTGAACACGCGCCTCCTGAAGCTGCTCAAGCTCGACGACAGCTATACGAACTTCCGCCCCGGCACGGGCGCGGCGCTCGACGCGGCGATTTCGTCGGCGTACGAACGCGGCAAGCCGATCCTCACGTACTACTGGGAACCGGCCGCGCTGATGGCCAAATACAAGTTCGTGCAACTGAAGATGCCGCCGTTCAACGAAGCCTGCTGGAAGACGCTGCGCGAGGAAAACAGCGCGCAGCAATGCGCTTCGGCGTATCTGGTTTCGCATCTGAAGATCGGTGTGTCCACGCCCTTCTATCAAGCGGAACCCGACGTCATGACGTTCTTCTCGAAGGTCAACTTCCCGCTCGACTTCCTGAACACGACCATTCTCGACATGACCGAGCATAAGGTCGATGCGCAGGCCGAGGCGCTCAAGTTCCTCAAGCAGCATCCGGAAATGTGGAAGACGTGGGTGCCCGCCGACGTCGCGACGAAGGTGCAGCAGTCGCTCGGCGCATGA
- the ehuR gene encoding MocR-like ectoine utilization transcription factor EhuR, with the protein MNGWLPTLSRSNEPKYRAIADAYVQAINGGQMLPGEKLPAHRLLAKKLSVTTGTVSRAYAELERCGMVVARVGDGTYVAEPDADGARLARLARPGLARPEPERADSLAAATPLASAVSRLVDLGQNVPMPTDEAALLTQTLRNLSADERLAGELLLYQPEGGRRSHREAGARWLARMGCAVPAERVLVTQGAQHGLACVLRAVLRPGDTIFAEALSYPGIVALARQLRLNLVGIEIDDEGIVPAALERACGLLAPRALFCVPTLHNPTTATLSEARRAQIAEIAVRHNLVVIEDLVPAALLDAPPAPLTARLPEHGIVISSLSKAVAPGLRIGYVQAPQDWVGKILAVIRSDCWMTSPLPAEIAARWIVDGEIDRLIAQQRAQVALRQASAAEVLEGWTYRTDPASPHLWLPLAEPWRAAEFSAALRQAGVLVKTADSFVIGRGSAPHAVRLSLGGARSDEMLRAGLEVLARTLRNGPEGLYSA; encoded by the coding sequence ATGAACGGCTGGCTGCCCACGCTTTCGCGCAGCAACGAACCCAAGTACCGCGCGATCGCCGATGCCTATGTGCAGGCCATCAACGGGGGCCAGATGCTGCCCGGCGAAAAGCTGCCCGCGCACCGCTTGCTCGCGAAGAAACTCAGCGTGACCACGGGTACGGTGAGCCGCGCCTACGCCGAGCTGGAGCGCTGCGGCATGGTCGTCGCGCGCGTGGGCGACGGCACCTACGTGGCCGAGCCGGACGCCGATGGCGCGCGCCTCGCGCGTCTCGCGCGACCGGGCCTCGCGCGGCCCGAGCCCGAACGCGCCGACAGCCTGGCCGCGGCCACGCCGCTCGCGTCGGCTGTATCGCGTCTCGTTGACCTCGGTCAAAACGTGCCGATGCCCACCGACGAAGCCGCGCTGCTCACGCAAACCTTGCGCAATCTGTCCGCCGACGAACGGCTCGCGGGCGAATTGCTGCTGTATCAGCCGGAAGGCGGCCGCCGCTCGCATCGCGAGGCGGGCGCGCGCTGGCTCGCGCGCATGGGCTGCGCGGTGCCGGCCGAGCGCGTGCTCGTCACGCAGGGCGCGCAGCACGGGCTCGCGTGCGTGCTGCGCGCGGTGCTGCGCCCCGGCGACACGATCTTTGCCGAAGCGCTCAGCTATCCCGGCATCGTGGCGCTCGCGCGGCAGTTGCGGCTGAACCTCGTGGGTATCGAAATCGACGACGAAGGCATCGTGCCCGCCGCGCTCGAACGCGCCTGCGGCCTGCTGGCCCCGCGCGCGCTGTTCTGCGTGCCGACGCTGCACAACCCGACCACGGCCACGCTGTCCGAAGCGCGCCGCGCGCAGATCGCCGAGATCGCCGTGCGTCACAACCTCGTGGTGATCGAGGACCTCGTGCCCGCCGCGCTGCTTGACGCGCCGCCCGCGCCGCTCACGGCGCGCTTGCCCGAGCACGGCATCGTCATCAGCAGTTTGTCGAAGGCGGTCGCGCCGGGCTTGCGTATTGGCTATGTGCAGGCGCCGCAGGATTGGGTCGGCAAGATTCTCGCGGTGATCCGCAGCGATTGCTGGATGACCTCGCCGCTGCCGGCGGAAATCGCGGCGCGCTGGATCGTCGACGGTGAAATCGACCGGCTCATCGCGCAGCAGCGCGCGCAGGTGGCGCTGCGCCAGGCGAGCGCCGCCGAAGTGCTCGAAGGCTGGACCTATCGCACCGATCCGGCGAGCCCGCACTTGTGGCTGCCGCTCGCGGAGCCGTGGCGCGCGGCCGAATTTTCGGCGGCGTTGCGTCAGGCGGGCGTGCTCGTGAAAACGGCGGACAGTTTCGTGATCGGGCGCGGCTCGGCGCCGCACGCGGTGCGACTGAGTCTGGGCGGCGCGCGCAGCGACGAGATGCTGCGCGCGGGGCTGGAAGTGCTCGCGCGCACGCTGCGCAACGGGCCCGAGGGCTTGTATTCGGCGTGA
- a CDS encoding flavin reductase family protein, translating to MPTPSTFAPVALEHASRLINHGPTVLVTSQDGARRNIMAAAWSMPVEFTPPRIAVVIDKQTFTRELIHASGTFGLCIPGVAAIDLTYAVGSVSGREIDKFTHFDIPAIAGPVLGLPLLETGCAAWMECRLIPEPHTEDAYDTCFCEVVSAAADPRAFRNGHWELDASNGDLHTIHHLGAGNFVRAGDSIKARPLK from the coding sequence ATGCCAACGCCCTCGACTTTCGCGCCAGTGGCGCTCGAACACGCCAGCCGCCTCATCAATCACGGCCCGACCGTGCTCGTCACGAGCCAGGACGGCGCGCGCCGCAACATCATGGCCGCCGCGTGGTCGATGCCGGTGGAATTCACGCCGCCGCGCATCGCCGTCGTGATCGACAAGCAAACCTTCACGCGCGAACTGATCCACGCGAGCGGCACGTTCGGCCTGTGCATTCCGGGCGTGGCCGCCATCGACCTCACTTACGCCGTGGGCAGCGTGAGCGGCCGCGAGATCGACAAATTCACGCACTTCGACATTCCCGCCATCGCCGGACCGGTGCTCGGTTTGCCGCTGCTCGAAACCGGCTGCGCGGCGTGGATGGAATGCCGCCTGATTCCCGAGCCGCACACCGAAGACGCCTACGACACCTGCTTCTGCGAAGTGGTCTCGGCGGCCGCCGATCCGCGCGCGTTCCGCAACGGCCATTGGGAACTCGACGCCAGCAACGGCGACCTGCACACGATCCATCATCTCGGCGCGGGCAATTTCGTGCGCGCGGGCGACAGCATCAAGGCGCGCCCGCTGAAGTAA
- a CDS encoding methyl-accepting chemotaxis protein yields MKLVHQLPLALGAALLAASAAGLFGIWQMNRAANTYETLIEVDDANARDVADALVAFKNQVQNGKDILLRGKDAEQYGKYWRAFQKYEAATQATTERVALALPPGAARAKLERFNALHAGMGEAFRQALERFKASGFDVGVGDRAIDGLDRESAIVLREAGAAIVAETSQAIARATAQQRRAMLASIGVMAAIVAAGVALAVAFSRAITRKLGGEPDDARDAARRIAAGDLDVDLHLRAGDTESLMAAMQAMTRSLTRIVGQVRSSSDSIATGSAQIASGNAYLSQRTEEQASALQETAASMEQLSATVKQNAANALEASELAGGAASIATKGGNVVGEVVATMQRINESARRIGDITGIINHIAAQTNILALNAAVEAARAGEQGRGFAVVATEVRSLAQRSAQAAREIQALIAESVVRVEAGSALVDEAGATMTQIVSAIARVSLIVDEISQASAEQSTGVEQVGEAVTQMDQTTQQNAALVEESAAAAESLREQAAQLVRCVAQFRLS; encoded by the coding sequence ATGAAACTGGTCCATCAACTTCCGCTGGCGCTCGGGGCGGCGCTGCTGGCGGCATCCGCGGCGGGGCTGTTCGGTATCTGGCAGATGAACCGCGCCGCGAATACCTATGAAACGCTGATCGAGGTCGACGACGCGAACGCGCGCGACGTAGCCGATGCGCTCGTGGCGTTCAAGAACCAGGTGCAGAACGGCAAGGACATCCTGCTGCGTGGTAAGGATGCCGAACAATACGGCAAGTACTGGCGCGCGTTCCAGAAATACGAGGCCGCCACGCAGGCCACGACCGAGCGCGTCGCGCTCGCGTTGCCGCCGGGCGCGGCGCGCGCGAAGCTCGAACGCTTCAACGCGCTGCATGCCGGTATGGGCGAGGCGTTCCGCCAGGCGCTCGAACGATTCAAGGCTTCGGGGTTCGACGTGGGGGTGGGCGACCGCGCCATCGACGGTCTCGACCGCGAATCGGCCATCGTGTTGCGCGAGGCGGGCGCGGCGATCGTCGCGGAAACCTCGCAGGCCATCGCCCGCGCCACGGCGCAGCAGCGCCGCGCGATGTTGGCGAGCATCGGCGTGATGGCGGCCATCGTGGCCGCGGGCGTGGCGCTCGCCGTGGCGTTCTCGCGCGCGATCACGCGCAAGCTGGGCGGCGAGCCCGACGACGCCCGCGACGCCGCGCGCCGGATCGCGGCCGGCGATCTCGACGTCGACCTGCACCTGCGCGCGGGCGACACCGAAAGCCTGATGGCCGCCATGCAGGCGATGACGCGCTCGCTCACGCGCATTGTCGGGCAGGTGCGCAGCAGCAGCGATTCGATCGCCACGGGCTCCGCGCAGATCGCCTCGGGCAACGCGTATTTGAGCCAGCGCACCGAGGAGCAGGCGAGCGCGTTGCAGGAAACGGCGGCTTCGATGGAACAGCTCAGCGCGACCGTGAAGCAGAACGCGGCCAATGCGCTCGAGGCGAGCGAACTGGCCGGGGGCGCCGCGAGCATCGCGACGAAGGGCGGCAACGTGGTGGGCGAAGTCGTCGCCACCATGCAGCGCATCAACGAGAGCGCGCGCAGGATCGGCGACATCACCGGCATCATCAATCACATTGCCGCGCAAACCAATATTCTCGCGCTCAACGCCGCCGTGGAGGCTGCGCGCGCGGGCGAGCAGGGGCGCGGTTTCGCCGTGGTCGCGACCGAGGTGCGCAGTCTCGCGCAGCGCAGCGCGCAGGCGGCGCGCGAGATTCAGGCGCTGATCGCGGAGAGCGTGGTGCGAGTGGAGGCGGGCAGCGCGCTGGTGGACGAAGCGGGCGCGACCATGACGCAGATCGTGAGTGCGATCGCGCGCGTGAGCCTGATCGTCGACGAAATCAGCCAGGCGAGCGCGGAGCAGAGCACGGGCGTGGAACAGGTGGGCGAGGCCGTCACGCAGATGGATCAGACCACGCAGCAGAACGCGGCACTCGTGGAAGAGAGCGCCGCAGCGGCGGAAAGCCTGCGCGAGCAGGCCGCGCAACTCGTGCGCTGCGTCGCGCAGTTTCGTTTGTCCTGA